From a single Mycolicibacterium moriokaense genomic region:
- a CDS encoding molybdopterin-dependent oxidoreductase translates to MTETALRICPLCEATCGLILTIDDGRLTGARGDRDDVFSHGFICPKGASFAELDNDPDRLARPLVRRDGVLTETGWDEAFAAVADGLGAVVAEHGGSSVGVYLGNPNAHTVAGALYPPVIIRALGTRQVFSASTLDQMPKHVALGLMFGSPVAFTVPDLDRTDYLVVIGANPLVSNGSLATAPDFGGKLRALRKRGGKLVVIDPARTRTAELADRHIAPRPGTDPALMLAVVHVLFDEGLVDLGTVADHVNGVDDVRAAATDFGPDAVAEYCGVDADDIRTLARELAAAPTAAVYGRIGTSTVEFGTLGSWLVDVINVLTGNLDRPGGAMFPLGATSPAPRPPKAGRGFGIGRWHSRVSGYPEALAEFPAAALAEEIDTPGDGQIKAMITIAGNPVLSAPDGDRLDRALAGVEFMVSIDPYLNETTRHADVILPPPPPSQSPHFDFALNNLAVRNNVRYSPPVLPTKGRPDEAEILSRIALVLFGAAVDGDPALVDEQVIAMTLGKETADPTSPVAGRPVDELTAMLPPGPGYERRLDMMLRLGPYGDAFGAKPDGLTLQRVKESPHGIDLGPLQPRLRQVLRTPTGRVELAPPLLLEETARLRDALDRRADRFVLIGRRHLRSNNSWMHNVPALAGGTNRCTLRIHPDDAAELGLTDTAVVKGPGGELLAPIEITDGMRRGVVSLPHGWGHDRDGTGQELAARNPGVNVNQLNAGNRLDPLSGTAVLNGIPVDIAPAG, encoded by the coding sequence ATGACCGAAACAGCCCTTCGGATCTGCCCCCTGTGCGAGGCCACCTGCGGCCTGATCCTCACGATCGACGACGGTCGGCTCACCGGTGCCCGCGGCGACCGCGACGACGTGTTCAGCCACGGCTTCATCTGCCCCAAGGGGGCGAGCTTCGCCGAGCTCGACAACGATCCCGACCGATTGGCGCGGCCCCTGGTCCGGCGCGACGGCGTGCTGACCGAGACCGGATGGGACGAGGCGTTCGCCGCGGTCGCCGATGGCCTCGGTGCTGTCGTCGCCGAGCACGGCGGATCCTCGGTCGGGGTGTATCTCGGCAACCCCAACGCACACACCGTCGCGGGCGCGCTGTATCCGCCGGTGATCATCCGCGCACTCGGCACCCGCCAGGTGTTCAGCGCGAGCACGCTCGACCAGATGCCCAAGCACGTCGCACTGGGCCTGATGTTCGGCAGCCCGGTCGCGTTCACCGTGCCCGACCTCGACCGCACCGACTACCTCGTCGTCATCGGCGCGAATCCCCTTGTGTCCAACGGCAGTCTGGCCACCGCCCCCGACTTCGGCGGCAAGTTGCGCGCCTTGCGCAAGCGCGGCGGCAAGCTCGTCGTCATCGATCCCGCCCGCACCCGCACCGCCGAGCTCGCCGACCGGCACATCGCGCCCCGGCCGGGCACCGATCCCGCGCTGATGCTCGCCGTCGTGCACGTGCTGTTCGACGAGGGCCTGGTCGACCTGGGGACCGTCGCCGATCACGTGAACGGTGTCGACGATGTGCGCGCCGCAGCGACCGACTTCGGGCCGGACGCCGTGGCCGAGTACTGCGGAGTCGATGCGGATGACATCCGCACGCTGGCGCGCGAGCTCGCCGCCGCCCCGACAGCCGCGGTCTACGGCCGCATCGGCACGTCGACGGTCGAATTCGGCACCCTCGGCAGCTGGCTCGTCGACGTCATCAACGTGCTGACGGGCAATCTCGACCGCCCGGGCGGCGCGATGTTCCCGCTCGGTGCGACGTCACCGGCGCCCCGCCCGCCGAAAGCTGGTCGCGGATTCGGCATCGGCCGCTGGCACAGCCGGGTCTCCGGCTATCCCGAGGCGCTGGCCGAATTTCCGGCGGCCGCACTCGCCGAGGAAATCGACACCCCGGGCGACGGTCAGATCAAGGCCATGATCACCATCGCCGGCAACCCCGTGTTGTCCGCGCCCGACGGCGACCGCCTCGACCGTGCACTCGCAGGCGTCGAGTTCATGGTCAGCATCGACCCGTACCTGAACGAGACGACGCGGCACGCCGACGTCATCCTGCCGCCACCGCCGCCGTCGCAGAGCCCGCACTTCGACTTCGCCCTCAACAACCTCGCGGTGCGCAACAACGTCCGCTATTCGCCGCCTGTGCTGCCCACCAAGGGTCGGCCCGACGAGGCGGAGATCCTGTCGCGGATCGCGCTGGTGCTGTTCGGTGCGGCCGTCGACGGCGACCCCGCGCTCGTCGACGAACAGGTCATCGCGATGACGTTGGGCAAGGAGACCGCCGATCCCACTTCACCGGTCGCCGGCCGCCCCGTCGACGAGCTGACCGCGATGCTGCCGCCCGGTCCGGGATACGAGCGCCGCCTCGACATGATGCTGCGGCTCGGCCCCTACGGCGATGCGTTCGGCGCCAAGCCGGACGGCCTGACGCTGCAGCGTGTCAAGGAGTCCCCGCACGGAATCGACCTCGGTCCGCTGCAACCGCGGCTGCGCCAGGTTCTGCGAACCCCAACGGGCAGAGTCGAACTCGCGCCGCCGCTGCTGCTCGAGGAAACGGCGCGGCTGCGCGACGCGCTGGACCGTCGGGCAGATCGGTTCGTGCTCATCGGGCGACGCCATCTGCGGTCCAACAACAGCTGGATGCACAACGTGCCCGCACTGGCAGGCGGCACCAATCGCTGCACGCTGCGCATCCATCCCGACGACGCCGCCGAACTCGGCCTGACCGACACCGCGGTCGTGAAGGGTCCGGGCGGCGAACTGCTGGCTCCGATCGAGATCACCGACGGCATGCGGCGCGGTGTGGTGTCGCTACCGCACGGCTGGGGTCACGACCGCGACGGCACCGGCCAGGAACTCGCCGCGCGTAATCCCGGGGTGAACGTCAATCAGCTCAACGCGGGCAATCGGCTCGATCCGCTGTCCGGCACCGCGGTGCTGAACGGGATCCCGGTCGACATCGCGCCCGCGGGCTGA
- a CDS encoding SIMPL domain-containing protein — MSIAASAKFPIRLLVLAAAGLVVTLSGCDAASGPSPAPTTTAEPTVRQVTVVGSGEVKGAPDTLNVSASIEFTAPDVTGAMNQVSDRQLGVINALVDAGVDRDDISTTEVSLQPQFASTDSTTIVGYRASNTIDVKIRQLDAASQALALIISTGGNATRINNVSYSLEDDSQLVRDARSRAFQDAKDRAEQYAELSGLTLGSVISISEVAGTQPPVPLQSPRADMAAAPVPLEPGQQTVGFGVTVVWELT; from the coding sequence ATGTCGATCGCAGCGAGTGCGAAGTTTCCCATCCGGCTCCTCGTCCTCGCCGCCGCGGGACTCGTTGTCACACTGTCGGGTTGCGACGCCGCGTCGGGCCCGTCCCCCGCCCCGACCACCACCGCCGAGCCGACAGTCCGGCAGGTCACCGTCGTCGGCTCCGGCGAAGTCAAGGGCGCCCCGGACACGTTGAACGTCAGCGCCTCGATCGAGTTCACCGCCCCCGACGTCACCGGCGCGATGAACCAGGTCAGCGATCGTCAGCTCGGGGTGATCAACGCACTGGTCGACGCCGGCGTCGACCGCGACGACATCAGCACCACCGAGGTGAGCCTGCAGCCACAGTTCGCGAGCACCGACAGCACCACCATCGTCGGGTACCGGGCGAGCAACACCATCGACGTGAAGATCCGCCAGCTGGACGCCGCTTCGCAGGCCCTCGCGCTGATCATCAGCACCGGCGGCAACGCCACCCGGATCAACAACGTGAGCTATTCGCTCGAGGACGATTCACAACTCGTCCGCGACGCGCGCAGCCGCGCCTTCCAGGACGCCAAGGACCGCGCCGAGCAGTACGCGGAACTGTCGGGACTCACTCTCGGCAGCGTGATCTCGATTTCCGAGGTCGCAGGCACCCAGCCGCCCGTCCCGCTGCAGAGTCCACGCGCCGACATGGCCGCCGCACCCGTGCCGCTCGAACCGGGTCAGCAGACCGTCGGCTTCGGCGTGACGGTGGTCTGGGAGCTCACCTAA
- a CDS encoding alpha/beta fold hydrolase, translating to MLTTTVRLVETNGVTLRVLEAGDRGAPPVVLAHGFPELAYSWRHQIPVLADAGYHVLAPDQRGYGGSSRPAAVEEYDIHALTGDLVGLLDDAGVERAVFIGHDWGAMVVWHTTLLHPDRVRAAAGLSVPPIPRARSRPTERWREKFGEDFYMLRFQEPGVADAEMAADVAVTMRGMFAGLLGGDAPLPDWISPDEFEHYVTEFGRTGFTGALNWYRNYDRNWETTPHLAGAQTTVPALFVGGTADPVGPTMNPARAREVVAGPYTETWIEGAGHWVQQERPEEVNRILLAFLREVETS from the coding sequence GTGCTCACGACGACCGTGCGGCTGGTTGAGACGAACGGGGTGACTCTTCGAGTCCTCGAGGCAGGCGACCGCGGTGCGCCGCCGGTCGTGCTTGCCCACGGATTCCCTGAACTGGCCTATTCGTGGCGCCATCAGATCCCGGTGCTTGCCGACGCCGGCTACCACGTGCTGGCCCCCGATCAGCGCGGATACGGCGGCTCCAGCCGGCCCGCCGCCGTCGAGGAATACGACATCCATGCGCTGACCGGCGACCTCGTCGGCCTGCTCGATGACGCGGGCGTGGAGCGGGCCGTGTTCATCGGCCACGACTGGGGCGCGATGGTGGTGTGGCACACCACGCTGCTGCACCCTGACCGGGTCCGCGCGGCCGCCGGGCTCAGCGTGCCACCGATACCCCGGGCCCGGTCTCGCCCGACCGAAAGATGGCGGGAGAAGTTCGGCGAGGACTTCTACATGCTGCGCTTCCAGGAGCCCGGCGTCGCCGACGCCGAGATGGCCGCCGACGTGGCCGTCACAATGCGTGGGATGTTCGCCGGGCTGCTCGGGGGGGACGCGCCGCTACCCGACTGGATCAGCCCGGACGAGTTCGAGCATTACGTCACCGAGTTCGGCAGGACCGGTTTCACCGGCGCCCTGAACTGGTACCGCAACTACGACCGCAACTGGGAGACGACGCCGCACCTGGCCGGCGCGCAGACCACCGTGCCTGCGCTGTTCGTCGGTGGCACAGCCGATCCCGTGGGCCCGACGATGAATCCCGCCCGCGCGCGTGAGGTCGTCGCGGGGCCGTACACCGAGACGTGGATCGAGGGTGCCGGGCACTGGGTTCAGCAGGAGCGGCCCGAGGAGGTCAACCGAATCCTGTTGGCGTTCCTGCGCGAAGTGGAGACCAGCTAG
- the ftsH gene encoding ATP-dependent zinc metalloprotease FtsH, producing the protein MNRKNVIRTLTVIAVVLLLGWSFYYFSDDTRGFKPVDTSVAMAQIKNDNVKSAQIDDREQQLRLELKDGNSDTQDSDKIITKYPTGYGVQLFDALSAKNAKINTVVNQGSMLGSLLIYLLPLLLLVGLFVMFSRMQTGGRMGFGFGKSKAKQLSKDMPKTTFADVAGVDEAVEELYEIKDFLQNPSRYQALGAKIPKGVLLYGPPGTGKTLLARAVAGEAGVPFFTISGSDFVEMFVGVGASRVRDLFEQAKQNSPCIIFVDEIDAVGRQRGAGLGGGHDEREQTLNQLLVEMDGFGDRQGVILIAATNRPDILDPALLRPGRFDRQIPVSNPDLAGRKAVLKVHSQGKPMAEDADLDGLAKRTVGMSGADLANVINEAALLTARENGTVITGPALEEAVDRVVGGPRRKGRIISEQEKKITAYHEGGHTLAAWAMPDIEPIYKVTILARGRTGGHAVAVPEDDKGLMTRSEMIARLVFAMGGRAAEELVFREPTTGAVSDIEQATKIARAMVTEYGMSSKLGAVRYGTEHGDPFLGRTMGTQADYSHEVAQIIDDEVRKLIEAAHTEAWEILTEYRDVLDVLAGELLEKETLHRAELQAIFEAVKKRPRLTMFDDFGGRVPSDKPPIKTPGELAIERGEPWPKPVPEPAFKTAIAQASKKAEATKLAEAAKHGANGNGSNGTGAGAPTQPDYGAPAGWHAPGWPPQPQQQQPQPQGYWYPPPQNPNWQQPYPPYQPYPQPGHPQQGGQPSPNDDSGQENGRQNPHG; encoded by the coding sequence ATGAATCGAAAGAATGTCATCCGCACGCTCACCGTGATTGCGGTGGTGCTGTTGCTGGGGTGGTCGTTCTACTACTTCAGCGACGACACTCGCGGATTCAAGCCCGTCGACACCTCGGTCGCGATGGCGCAGATCAAGAACGACAACGTCAAGAGCGCGCAGATCGACGACCGCGAGCAGCAGCTTCGCCTGGAGCTCAAGGATGGCAACAGCGATACCCAGGACAGCGACAAGATCATCACGAAGTACCCCACCGGGTACGGAGTGCAGCTTTTCGACGCGCTGAGCGCCAAGAACGCCAAGATCAACACCGTCGTGAACCAGGGCAGCATGCTGGGCTCACTGCTGATCTACCTGCTGCCGCTGCTGCTGCTCGTCGGCCTGTTCGTGATGTTCTCCCGCATGCAGACCGGCGGCCGGATGGGCTTCGGCTTCGGCAAGTCGAAGGCCAAGCAGCTGTCCAAGGACATGCCGAAGACCACGTTCGCCGACGTCGCCGGCGTCGACGAGGCGGTCGAGGAGCTCTACGAGATCAAGGACTTCCTGCAGAACCCGTCGCGCTACCAGGCGCTGGGCGCCAAGATCCCCAAGGGCGTGCTGCTCTACGGGCCGCCGGGCACCGGTAAGACGCTGCTGGCGCGCGCCGTGGCGGGCGAGGCAGGAGTTCCGTTCTTCACGATTTCAGGTTCGGACTTCGTCGAGATGTTCGTCGGCGTCGGCGCCTCGCGCGTGCGCGACCTGTTCGAGCAGGCCAAGCAGAACAGCCCGTGCATCATCTTCGTCGACGAGATCGACGCCGTCGGTCGCCAGCGCGGCGCCGGGCTCGGCGGCGGGCACGACGAACGCGAGCAGACGCTGAACCAGCTGCTGGTCGAGATGGACGGCTTCGGTGACCGCCAGGGGGTGATCCTGATCGCGGCGACCAACCGGCCCGACATCCTCGACCCGGCGCTGCTGCGGCCCGGCCGCTTCGACCGTCAGATCCCGGTGTCCAACCCCGACCTCGCGGGCCGCAAGGCCGTGCTGAAGGTGCATTCGCAGGGCAAGCCGATGGCCGAGGACGCCGACCTCGATGGGCTCGCGAAGCGGACCGTCGGCATGTCGGGTGCGGACCTGGCCAACGTCATCAACGAGGCCGCGCTGCTGACCGCCCGCGAGAACGGCACGGTCATCACCGGCCCTGCACTCGAGGAAGCGGTCGACCGCGTCGTCGGCGGGCCGCGCCGTAAGGGCCGCATCATCAGCGAGCAGGAAAAGAAGATCACCGCCTATCACGAAGGCGGGCACACGCTGGCGGCATGGGCGATGCCCGACATCGAGCCGATCTACAAGGTGACGATCCTCGCCCGCGGCCGCACCGGTGGCCATGCGGTGGCGGTCCCCGAGGACGACAAGGGCCTGATGACGCGATCGGAGATGATCGCGCGGCTGGTGTTCGCGATGGGCGGCCGCGCCGCGGAGGAGCTGGTGTTCCGCGAGCCGACCACCGGCGCGGTGTCCGACATCGAGCAGGCCACCAAGATCGCCCGCGCGATGGTCACCGAATACGGCATGAGTTCCAAGCTGGGCGCCGTGCGTTACGGCACCGAACACGGCGACCCGTTCCTCGGCCGCACCATGGGCACTCAGGCCGACTACAGCCACGAGGTCGCGCAGATCATCGACGACGAGGTCCGCAAGCTGATCGAGGCCGCGCACACCGAGGCGTGGGAGATCCTCACCGAGTACCGCGACGTGCTCGACGTCCTGGCAGGCGAACTGCTGGAGAAGGAGACCCTGCACCGCGCGGAGTTGCAGGCGATCTTCGAGGCCGTCAAGAAGCGGCCGCGGCTGACGATGTTCGACGACTTCGGTGGCCGGGTTCCCTCGGATAAGCCGCCGATCAAGACACCCGGCGAGCTCGCGATCGAACGCGGCGAGCCGTGGCCCAAGCCGGTGCCTGAGCCCGCGTTCAAGACAGCCATCGCGCAGGCCAGCAAGAAGGCGGAGGCCACCAAGCTTGCCGAGGCGGCCAAGCACGGCGCAAACGGCAACGGCTCCAACGGAACTGGGGCCGGTGCGCCGACGCAACCGGACTACGGCGCCCCCGCAGGGTGGCATGCGCCCGGGTGGCCGCCGCAGCCACAGCAGCAGCAACCGCAGCCCCAGGGTTACTGGTATCCGCCGCCGCAGAACCCAAACTGGCAGCAGCCGTACCCCCCATATCAGCCCTACCCGCAGCCCGGCCATCCACAGCAGGGTGGCCAGCCCAGCCCGAACGACGATTCGGGACAGGAGAACGGCCGGCAGAACCCGCACGGCTGA
- the folE gene encoding GTP cyclohydrolase I FolE, whose product MTQSQNNSVKFKPAEFDQARAEAAVRELLIAVGEDPDRHGLEDTPARVARAYRELFAGLYTDPDTVLNTTFDEQHDELVLVKQIPMYSTCEHHLVSFHGVAHVGYIPGEDGRVTGLSKIARLVDLYAKRPQVQERLTAQIADALMRKLNPRGVIVVVEAEHLCMSMRGVRKPGAVTTTSAVRGQFKTDNASRSEALDLILRK is encoded by the coding sequence ATGACGCAGTCGCAGAACAACTCTGTCAAATTCAAACCCGCGGAGTTCGACCAGGCGCGCGCCGAGGCCGCTGTGCGCGAGTTGCTGATCGCGGTGGGGGAGGACCCCGATCGCCACGGCCTCGAAGACACCCCCGCCCGGGTGGCGCGCGCGTACAGGGAGTTGTTCGCCGGTCTGTACACCGACCCGGATACGGTGCTCAACACCACCTTTGACGAGCAGCACGACGAGCTGGTGCTGGTCAAGCAGATCCCGATGTACTCGACATGCGAACACCATCTCGTGTCTTTCCACGGGGTGGCGCACGTCGGCTACATCCCGGGCGAGGACGGCCGGGTCACCGGGCTCTCGAAGATCGCGCGGCTGGTGGATCTGTACGCCAAACGACCGCAGGTGCAGGAACGCCTCACGGCGCAGATCGCGGACGCGTTGATGCGCAAGCTGAATCCGCGCGGCGTCATCGTCGTAGTCGAGGCCGAACACCTGTGCATGTCGATGCGCGGCGTCCGCAAGCCCGGCGCCGTCACGACGACGTCGGCGGTGCGTGGACAGTTCAAGACCGACAATGCATCCAGGTCGGAAGCACTGGACCTCATCCTGCGCAAGTGA